In the genome of Planctomyces sp. SH-PL62, the window AACAGCCAGGTCGCCAGCTCATACACGGCGTCCGGGTCGATCCCGTCGCGTCGCGCCCGCCAGACGGCGATCGCCAGCGCCGAGGCGCAGGCGAGGGCCATCATGAGGCCGTAGGCGTGGACCTTGAATCCGAGCAGTTCGAACAGGATCGGTTGCATGGCCGCTTCCTTTCGGCGAGAAACGCCGACGCGCCTCGTGCGCGCCGGCGATCGCCGGGAGGATGCCAGCCGTCGGGAAGCCGGGCAAGGCCAATCAGGAGTTCAGGATGGCCAGGGAGGGGGTCTTGATCTTCGCCCCGGCGGTCCAGCGGCCCCCCTCGCGGCGGATCTCCCGATAGAGCGTGTCGCGCTCGATGGGAACGCGACCGGCTTCGGTGATCAGGCGGCGGATCTCGTCGACGGTCGACTCCTGGGGAGTCTCGGCGCCCGCCTCGTGGTAGATCTTCTCGTGGACCACGGTGCCGTCCAGGTCGTCGGCCCCGAACGACAGCGCGACCTGCGCCGTCTTGAGCCCCAGCATGATCCAGTACGCCTTGATGTGCGGGAAGTTGTCCAGCATCAGGCGGCTGATGGCCATCGTCTTGAGGTCCATCATCCCCGAGGGCTTGGGGATCTCGGACATCTCGGAGTTGTCGGGGTGGAACGCCAGGGGGATGAAGGTCTGGAAGCCGCCGGTCTCGTCCTGCAGCTCGCGGAGCCGGACCATGTGGTCGATCCGGTGGACCGGGCCGTCGATATGGCCGTAGAGCATGGTGGCGTTGGAGTGCAGCCCCAGCCGGTGCGCATTGCGGTGGACGTCGAGCCACTGCTCGGTGGTCGCCTTGGCCCCGCAGATCTTCTCGCGGACCTCGGGATGGAAGATCTCGGCCCCGCCGCCGGGGAGGCTCCCCAGCCCGGCGTCGATCAGGCGCTTGAGGACCTCCTCGGTGGAGATCCGGGTGATCTTGGCGAAGAACTCGATCTCC includes:
- the mqnE gene encoding aminofutalosine synthase MqnE, which encodes MAEDVARLKVIREKVEAGERLSFEDGLALEASHDILEIGALANLVRERKNGNLGFYNVNTHINPTNVCVYTCDFCAFRADLDEPKAYVMYRDQVTERARQASERGATEIHIVGGLHHKLKLDYYCDVIRWIREVAPEIHVKAYTAVEIEFFAKITRISTEEVLKRLIDAGLGSLPGGGAEIFHPEVREKICGAKATTEQWLDVHRNAHRLGLHSNATMLYGHIDGPVHRIDHMVRLRELQDETGGFQTFIPLAFHPDNSEMSEIPKPSGMMDLKTMAISRLMLDNFPHIKAYWIMLGLKTAQVALSFGADDLDGTVVHEKIYHEAGAETPQESTVDEIRRLITEAGRVPIERDTLYREIRREGGRWTAGAKIKTPSLAILNS